The Flavobacterium jumunjinense genome includes a region encoding these proteins:
- the gldF gene encoding gliding motility-associated ABC transporter permease subunit GldF produces the protein MKALLLREIKSFFGSPIGYLVIAIFLLLNGLFLWVFQGDFNILNSGFADLSPFFKLSPWILIFLIPAVTMRCFSDEIKQGTIELLFTKPLTIWEIVNGKFLGAFLLIVLAILPTYVYVWVISYFGSPEGNIDMGSTIGSYFGLLFLIAAYTSIGVFTSTLSENQIVAFIIAIFVCFIFYFGFEGIANLFNEYSKSIASLGMDYHFKSMSRGVLDTRDVTYFMSITFLFLSITVYKLKTLKG, from the coding sequence ATGAAAGCATTATTGCTACGTGAAATAAAATCATTTTTCGGATCGCCAATTGGTTATCTAGTTATTGCCATTTTTCTATTACTCAATGGATTATTTCTTTGGGTATTTCAAGGTGATTTTAATATTTTAAATTCTGGATTTGCAGATTTAAGTCCGTTCTTTAAACTTTCTCCTTGGATTTTAATTTTTCTAATTCCTGCGGTAACTATGAGATGTTTCTCAGATGAAATAAAACAAGGGACAATCGAATTACTTTTCACAAAACCATTAACTATTTGGGAAATTGTAAATGGTAAATTTCTAGGTGCTTTTCTATTAATTGTTTTAGCTATTCTTCCTACTTATGTTTATGTTTGGGTTATTTCCTATTTTGGAAGTCCCGAAGGTAATATTGATATGGGAAGTACAATTGGTTCCTATTTTGGCCTATTATTCCTAATAGCAGCATATACTTCGATTGGTGTATTTACATCAACTCTATCAGAAAATCAAATTGTTGCATTCATTATTGCTATTTTTGTATGTTTTATCTTTTATTTTGGTTTCGAAGGTATTGCAAATCTTTTTAATGAATATAGCAAATCTATAGCTTCTTTAGGAATGGATTATCATTTTAAAAGTATGAGTCGTGGCGTTTTAGACACAAGAGATGTTACTTACTTTATGAGTATAACTTTTTTGTTTTTATCGATTACTGTTTATAAACTTAAAACATTGAAAGGATAA
- the gldG gene encoding gliding motility-associated ABC transporter substrate-binding protein GldG: protein MKTSKKQNLKSLFIVIIVLIAINVVSNFYFKRFDLTHDKRYTLSETSLNIIKSIDSPLYVDVFLEGNFPPEFKRLQNETRQLLEEFTAYNPNIIFQFVNPIEKEEERLAVMKEFHANGLQALNITVDDKGKQTQEVVFPWAVANYGNKGTKVSLLKNLMGATTEQKVISSVQHLEFAFAEAFNKITKEKQKKIAVIKGNGELEDIQIADFIRSVRESYYIGTFTLDSVAKEPQKSLEALKKYDLAIIAKPTEKFTEEEKEVLDQFIINGGKSLWLIDNITANYEDLYNETGSLLAHQTDLNLTDMLFKYGIRINPLLVKDEQATPIKLATGKQGSETQYEQYFWKFSPFVYPSTNHPLVKNMEGIKFEFPSPIELLKNDIKKTVLLSSSEYSRPIGTPSEISLDMVTEETKPEDYLGKGLMPLAVLLEGSFSSMYKNRVLPFKDPTFKNDGLANKMIVISDGDIIKNQIDKGIPLELGFDKWTNNLYGNKEFLMNCVNYLLDDTGLINIRSKDVDLPLLDKEKVYQNYTWAQMITVGLPMILLAIFGILFTFLRKRAYSK from the coding sequence ATGAAAACTTCAAAAAAACAAAATTTAAAGTCACTTTTTATAGTTATCATAGTCCTTATTGCTATTAATGTTGTGAGTAATTTCTATTTTAAACGTTTCGATTTAACACATGACAAACGTTATACGCTTTCTGAAACATCATTAAATATTATAAAAAGTATTGATAGCCCTTTATATGTAGATGTTTTTTTAGAGGGAAATTTCCCTCCAGAATTCAAACGTTTACAGAATGAAACAAGACAACTATTAGAAGAGTTCACAGCATACAATCCTAATATTATTTTCCAATTTGTAAATCCGATTGAAAAAGAAGAAGAGCGCTTAGCTGTAATGAAAGAGTTTCACGCAAACGGACTACAAGCCTTAAATATTACTGTGGATGATAAAGGAAAACAAACACAGGAAGTAGTTTTTCCATGGGCAGTAGCTAATTATGGAAACAAGGGAACTAAAGTTTCATTACTAAAAAATTTAATGGGAGCAACAACAGAACAAAAAGTAATTAGTTCTGTACAACATCTAGAATTTGCTTTTGCGGAAGCTTTCAATAAAATAACTAAAGAGAAACAAAAAAAGATAGCAGTAATTAAAGGTAATGGTGAGTTAGAAGATATACAAATTGCTGACTTTATTAGATCGGTAAGAGAAAGCTATTATATTGGTACGTTTACTCTTGATTCAGTAGCAAAAGAACCTCAAAAATCTTTAGAAGCTTTAAAGAAATATGATTTAGCAATAATCGCTAAGCCTACTGAAAAATTTACAGAAGAAGAAAAAGAAGTATTAGATCAATTTATCATTAACGGAGGTAAATCATTATGGTTAATCGATAATATAACTGCTAATTACGAAGATTTATATAATGAAACAGGTAGTCTATTAGCACATCAAACTGATTTGAATCTAACCGATATGTTGTTTAAATATGGAATAAGAATAAATCCCTTATTAGTAAAAGATGAACAGGCTACTCCTATAAAATTAGCAACAGGAAAACAAGGTAGTGAAACACAATATGAACAATATTTTTGGAAATTTTCTCCATTTGTTTATCCATCAACTAATCATCCTTTAGTTAAAAATATGGAAGGAATTAAGTTTGAATTTCCTTCACCTATAGAATTACTTAAAAATGATATTAAAAAAACTGTTCTTTTAAGTAGTTCAGAATATTCAAGACCTATTGGTACACCTTCAGAAATATCATTAGATATGGTAACAGAAGAGACTAAACCCGAAGACTATTTAGGAAAGGGTCTGATGCCATTAGCCGTTTTGTTAGAAGGTTCATTTTCATCTATGTATAAAAATAGAGTACTTCCATTTAAAGATCCTACATTTAAAAATGATGGTTTAGCAAACAAAATGATCGTGATTTCTGATGGTGATATTATAAAAAATCAAATCGACAAAGGAATTCCTTTAGAATTAGGTTTTGATAAATGGACAAATAACCTTTATGGTAACAAAGAGTTTTTAATGAATTGTGTAAATTACCTTTTAGATGACACTGGACTTATCAACATTAGAAGTAAAGATGTAGATTTGCCATTATTAGACAAAGAAAAAGTGTATCAAAACTATACTTGGGCACAAATGATAACTGTCGGATTACCAATGATTTTATTAGCTATTTTTGGTATTTTGTTTACTTTTTTAAGAAAAAGAGCCTACAGCAAGTAG
- the dnaN gene encoding DNA polymerase III subunit beta, with protein sequence MKFIVSSSYLLKQLQVLGSVINSSNTLPILDNFLFELNNNQLTVSASDLETTMSATLEIDSTSQGSIAVPAKLLLDILKTFPEQPLTFSVEENSTVEISSNSGKYAIAYAPGEEFPKAVALEDPSSTLVPAEVLATAVSKTIFAAGNDDLRPVMSGVFFQFSPEGLIFVATDAHKLVKYARADVKASQVADFIMPKKPLNILKGILGASDAEVKIEYNDANATFSFENYVLTCRLIDGKYPNYEAVIPKENPNKLLINRVQFLSSVRRVAIFANKTTHQIRLKIAGTELNISAEDIDYSNKADERLTCDYQGDDLQIGFNSRFLTEMLNNLTSDEIQLEMSMPNRAGILTPVDGLDDGETVTMLVMPVMLSN encoded by the coding sequence ATGAAGTTTATAGTATCGAGTTCGTATTTATTAAAACAGCTACAAGTATTAGGAAGCGTTATTAATAGTAGTAATACGTTACCCATTTTAGATAACTTTTTATTTGAATTAAATAATAATCAACTGACTGTTTCTGCATCAGATTTGGAAACAACTATGTCAGCTACATTAGAGATTGATTCAACTAGTCAAGGAAGTATTGCAGTGCCTGCAAAATTATTATTAGATATACTTAAAACCTTTCCGGAACAACCTTTAACTTTTTCAGTTGAAGAGAATAGTACTGTGGAAATTAGTTCTAATTCTGGTAAATATGCTATTGCTTATGCTCCAGGAGAAGAATTTCCAAAAGCAGTAGCATTAGAAGATCCGTCTTCAACGTTAGTTCCTGCAGAAGTTTTAGCAACAGCTGTTAGTAAAACTATTTTTGCTGCTGGTAATGATGATTTAAGACCTGTAATGAGTGGTGTATTTTTTCAATTCTCACCAGAAGGCTTAATATTCGTAGCAACAGATGCTCACAAGTTAGTGAAATATGCGCGTGCAGATGTGAAAGCATCTCAAGTTGCAGATTTTATTATGCCTAAAAAGCCTTTAAATATTTTAAAAGGTATTTTAGGAGCTTCAGATGCAGAAGTTAAAATTGAATATAATGATGCTAATGCAACTTTTTCTTTTGAAAACTACGTATTAACATGCCGTTTAATTGATGGAAAATATCCTAATTATGAAGCTGTAATTCCAAAAGAAAATCCAAATAAATTACTTATCAATAGAGTTCAATTTTTAAGCTCTGTACGTCGTGTTGCAATTTTTGCAAACAAAACAACACATCAGATTCGTTTAAAAATTGCTGGAACAGAATTGAATATTTCTGCCGAGGATATTGATTATTCTAACAAAGCAGATGAGCGTTTAACATGTGATTATCAAGGAGACGATTTGCAAATCGGTTTTAATTCACGTTTCTTAACAGAAATGCTGAACAACCTTACTAGTGATGAAATCCAACTTGAAATGTCTATGCCAAACAGAGCTGGTATTCTTACTCCAGTTGATGGACTTGATGACGGAGAAACTGTTACGATGTTAGTAATGCCTGTAATGCTAAGCAATTAA
- a CDS encoding T9SS type B sorting domain-containing protein produces the protein MKRILYLFLLIITFNNIYSQSPTCDTASAICSGSVAPFPNSTGVASLGTIGCLNTTPNPAWFYFQVGTSGNFNFSLHQGNNAPAYNNQDVDFIVWGPFTGPNCTDLFEYSPGATVNNIAACSYSVSAVENFSLNGVNAGEFYVLLVTNFSNNPGFIQLDLLNSSTATTDCDIVCGVDLGPDQLFCSSTITSTTLTATFNQAPTTPGTPTYEWYLGTPAVLQTTTTTNSLTVSQSGTWEVRVTRPGCSDVATDQVDVYFSSPPVLNTPPDLIGAMNDCAPVYDLTSVIPAMVAPENPADFNVSFYLDLFDSFSGGTTVPTYIANPTAYTPNPLADTTIYVRVEDVNNSACAEFIEFQVIINCGVIIVQPSDMVVCDDPSNDDFEIFDLTSQDATVIGSNNPALYDITYYTSQAGADDYTVTTTDAATPYAAFNGTNQVIYVRIQEIADPTVYNTTTFNLVVTPTPVLTSLSGTGPICAGEDAIFTLVGTANATVTYTLDGGSTTDTVVLDASGNGTVTVVGAMINQMIELSSISVGSCVTPLTNTATITVNPLPAITSLTTNSPICAGEDAIFTIVGTPDAVVDYTLNTVAQSINLDALGNGTITVTAATVDQTVALTLITNPTTTCSLVVTDTATITVNPLPTVTSLTTNSPICAGEDAIFTIVGTPDGVVDYTDNTGAQSITLDASGNGVVTIIGALVDQTITLSLITNPATTCSSVVTNTAIITVNPLPVLTSLSGNGPICAGEDAIFTVVGTPDAVVDYTLNTVAQSITLDALGNGTIIVTAAAVDQTVALTLITNPTTTCSLVVTDTATITVNPLPTVTSLTTNSPICAGEDAVFTIVGTPDAVVDYTDNIGAKSITLDGSGNGVVTIVGALVDQTITLSLITNPTTTCSSVVTDATTITVVLLPVLTSLSGNGPICAGEDAIFTLDGTANATVTYTLDGGTTTDTVILDASGNGTVTVVGAMINQMIELSSISVGSCVSSLTDTETIIVNPLPTITSLTTNGPICAGEDAIFTIVGTPDAVVDYTLNTVAQSITLDALGNGTITVTVATVDQTVALTLITNPTTTCSSVVTDTATITVNPLPTVTSLTTNSPICEGEDAIFTLVGTPDAVVDYTDNTGAQSITLDASGNGVVTIVGALVDQTITLSLITNPTTTCSSVVTNTATITVNPLPVLTSLSGNGPICAGSDAIFTIVGTPDAVVDYTLNTVAQSITLDALGNGTITVTAATVDQTIGLTLITNPTTTCSLVVTDTATITVNPLPTVTSLTTNSPICEGEDAIFTIVGTPDATVSYTITGVVATQTVLLDASGNGIITVTAATTDQTVTLSFIENTTTNCISPLTNTATIVVNAIPDVTSVIGNGPICENEDAIFTIVGTPNATVSYAITGVATTQTIVLDASGNGIITVAGAMATQTINLIDIFIGSCLRNLSNSATVVVNPLPNVTSITNNGPICSATNAVFTITGTPGSQVSYTGVSGLPASPVTLSASGSATVMVANATTNQTINLTLVTNPTTSCNSALTMTSTVVISAATTLTLISDVATENQTICENFSLSSINYQVLGTATNVVVTGLPTGVTSSYNAVTGVASISGTPSAPGVYPYTITTTGGCAPQATDNGVITVTIAPTVTIVNNTPTICDGEAMDVTITSDVPGATIYWTASAQGINEIISGNGVGPIVLNQNLTLQTGQFLPVDLVVTTYGVADCIGQTQTFTVRINPIPSVDYTVIDDSICSGETTQISLFSDDYPGASFSWTSEVVSGGTVSGMSNGSGSMITDTLTTANLTASTVVYHVTPTMGICAGTVVDITITVNPVPVDDLTFSGSINAICSGEMPNVTVASGNNNVVYEWSVQLNGVAVTGGVTSGVSTSNIHLIDHVLTTTGLVAGTAVYTFTPRLGDCLGVPRQYTQIVNPLPQPVLLDGSICVELSTGLVFQSHHLDSGIPNTANYDFNWYFNGAPIPTATQSTYDATEAGSYYVEVQNITTGCSNTSNTITVNEINNATDFTYTVTNAFTDNATITITVIDGNGSLLYQLDDRDLQDSNVFTGVSAGEHIVTVVDEKGCTYLEKSILVVDYPKFFTPNGDGYNETWNIFSLRGQSNTKIYIFDRYGKLIKQISPESQGWDGTFNGKQLPSADYWFTVEYEENQQKKVFKAHFSLKR, from the coding sequence ATGAAAAGAATATTATACTTATTTTTATTAATTATCACTTTTAATAATATTTATTCACAATCCCCTACATGTGATACGGCTTCGGCTATTTGTTCGGGAAGTGTTGCGCCATTTCCAAACTCAACAGGTGTCGCAAGTTTGGGAACTATAGGATGTTTAAATACTACTCCTAATCCTGCATGGTTTTACTTTCAAGTAGGAACCTCGGGAAATTTTAATTTTTCTTTGCATCAAGGAAATAATGCACCAGCATATAATAATCAAGATGTTGATTTTATTGTTTGGGGACCTTTTACAGGACCTAACTGTACAGATTTGTTTGAATATAGTCCAGGCGCTACTGTAAATAACATTGCAGCATGTAGTTATTCGGTTTCGGCTGTAGAAAATTTTTCATTAAACGGCGTGAATGCAGGTGAGTTTTATGTGTTATTGGTAACAAATTTTTCAAATAACCCGGGTTTTATCCAATTAGATTTATTAAATAGTTCTACTGCAACAACAGATTGTGATATTGTTTGTGGTGTCGACCTTGGTCCTGACCAATTATTTTGTTCGTCAACTATTACTAGTACAACATTAACAGCAACATTCAATCAAGCGCCAACAACTCCAGGTACACCAACCTATGAGTGGTATCTTGGAACACCTGCTGTTTTGCAAACTACAACAACAACAAATAGTTTAACAGTAAGTCAATCTGGAACTTGGGAAGTAAGGGTTACTAGACCTGGTTGTTCTGATGTTGCAACTGATCAAGTAGATGTTTATTTTTCTTCACCCCCAGTTCTTAATACGCCTCCAGACCTCATTGGAGCGATGAACGATTGTGCCCCTGTTTATGATTTAACTTCTGTTATACCAGCTATGGTCGCTCCAGAGAATCCAGCAGACTTTAATGTTAGTTTCTATTTGGATCTTTTTGATTCTTTTTCTGGTGGAACAACGGTTCCTACATATATAGCTAATCCAACAGCATATACACCAAATCCACTTGCAGATACTACTATATATGTACGTGTGGAAGATGTAAATAACAGTGCATGTGCTGAGTTTATAGAGTTTCAGGTTATTATAAATTGTGGTGTGATTATTGTCCAACCATCCGATATGGTTGTTTGTGATGACCCTAGTAATGATGATTTTGAAATTTTTGATTTAACTTCTCAAGATGCTACAGTAATAGGAAGTAATAATCCTGCTCTTTATGATATTACTTATTATACCTCACAAGCAGGAGCAGATGATTATACTGTTACTACTACAGATGCAGCTACACCTTACGCAGCTTTTAATGGTACAAATCAAGTGATTTATGTTAGAATTCAAGAAATTGCTGATCCAACAGTTTATAATACGACGACCTTTAATTTAGTTGTAACGCCTACACCAGTTTTAACGAGTTTAAGTGGAACTGGACCAATTTGTGCAGGCGAAGATGCTATTTTCACGCTAGTTGGTACTGCTAATGCTACGGTTACTTATACTTTAGATGGTGGAAGTACAACGGATACTGTTGTTTTGGATGCTTCTGGAAACGGAACAGTTACAGTAGTAGGTGCAATGATTAATCAAATGATTGAATTATCATCTATTTCCGTAGGAAGTTGTGTTACTCCATTAACAAATACAGCAACGATTACAGTTAATCCATTACCAGCAATAACGAGTTTAACGACTAATAGTCCGATTTGTGCAGGTGAAGATGCTATTTTTACTATAGTTGGAACGCCCGATGCAGTTGTAGATTATACTTTAAATACGGTTGCACAAAGTATCAATTTAGACGCTTTAGGAAATGGAACAATAACAGTTACAGCAGCTACAGTTGACCAAACAGTTGCGTTAACATTAATTACCAATCCAACAACTACTTGTTCATTAGTAGTAACAGATACAGCAACAATAACTGTTAACCCGTTGCCAACAGTAACAAGTTTAACGACAAACAGTCCAATTTGTGCAGGTGAAGATGCTATTTTTACGATAGTTGGAACGCCTGACGGAGTTGTTGATTATACCGATAATACAGGTGCTCAAAGTATTACTTTAGATGCTTCTGGAAACGGAGTTGTTACTATAATTGGAGCGCTAGTAGATCAAACGATTACTTTATCGTTAATTACAAACCCAGCAACTACTTGTTCATCAGTAGTAACAAATACAGCAATAATTACGGTAAATCCATTGCCTGTTTTAACAAGTTTAAGTGGAAACGGACCGATTTGTGCAGGCGAAGATGCTATTTTTACAGTAGTTGGAACGCCTGATGCAGTTGTTGATTATACTTTAAATACAGTTGCTCAAAGTATTACTTTAGATGCTTTAGGAAATGGAACAATAATAGTTACAGCAGCTGCAGTAGATCAAACAGTTGCGTTAACATTAATTACCAATCCAACAACTACTTGTTCATTAGTAGTAACAGATACAGCAACAATAACTGTTAACCCGTTGCCAACAGTAACAAGTTTAACGACAAATAGTCCAATTTGTGCAGGCGAAGATGCTGTTTTCACGATAGTTGGAACGCCCGATGCAGTTGTTGATTATACTGATAATATTGGTGCAAAAAGTATTACTTTAGATGGCTCTGGAAACGGAGTTGTTACTATAGTTGGAGCGCTAGTAGACCAAACAATTACTTTATCATTAATTACAAACCCAACGACTACATGTTCTTCAGTAGTAACTGATGCAACAACTATAACAGTAGTTCTGTTGCCAGTTTTAACGAGTTTAAGTGGGAACGGACCAATTTGTGCGGGCGAAGATGCTATTTTTACGCTAGATGGTACTGCTAACGCTACCGTTACTTATACTTTAGATGGAGGAACTACAACGGATACTGTTATTTTGGATGCTTCTGGAAACGGAACAGTTACAGTAGTAGGAGCAATGATTAATCAAATGATTGAATTATCATCTATTTCAGTAGGAAGTTGTGTTAGTTCATTAACAGATACAGAAACAATAATTGTAAATCCATTACCAACAATAACAAGTTTAACGACTAATGGTCCAATTTGTGCAGGCGAAGATGCTATTTTTACTATAGTTGGAACGCCCGATGCAGTTGTAGATTATACTTTAAATACGGTTGCTCAAAGTATCACTTTAGATGCTTTAGGAAATGGAACAATAACAGTTACAGTAGCTACAGTTGATCAAACAGTTGCGTTAACATTAATTACAAATCCAACAACTACTTGTTCCTCAGTAGTAACAGATACAGCAACAATAACTGTAAATCCATTACCAACAGTAACAAGTTTAACGACAAACAGTCCAATTTGCGAAGGCGAAGATGCTATTTTCACGCTAGTTGGAACACCTGATGCAGTTGTTGATTATACCGATAATACAGGTGCTCAAAGTATTACTTTAGATGCTTCTGGAAACGGAGTTGTTACTATAGTTGGAGCGCTAGTAGATCAAACGATTACTTTATCGTTAATTACAAACCCAACAACTACTTGTTCATCAGTAGTAACAAATACGGCTACAATTACGGTAAATCCACTGCCTGTTTTAACAAGTTTAAGTGGAAACGGACCTATTTGTGCAGGATCGGATGCTATTTTTACTATAGTTGGAACGCCAGATGCAGTTGTAGATTATACTTTAAATACGGTTGCTCAAAGTATCACTTTAGATGCTTTAGGAAATGGAACAATAACAGTTACAGCAGCTACAGTAGATCAGACGATTGGATTAACATTAATTACAAATCCAACAACTACTTGTTCATTAGTAGTAACAGATACAGCAACAATAACTGTAAATCCGTTGCCAACGGTAACAAGTTTAACGACTAACAGTCCAATTTGCGAAGGCGAAGATGCTATTTTTACGATAGTTGGAACGCCTGATGCTACAGTGAGTTATACCATTACAGGAGTTGTAGCTACACAAACAGTTCTTCTAGATGCTTCTGGGAATGGAATAATAACAGTAACAGCAGCAACAACAGATCAGACTGTTACATTATCATTTATCGAAAACACAACAACAAATTGTATTTCGCCATTAACCAATACAGCAACGATTGTAGTTAATGCGATTCCAGATGTTACAAGTGTAATAGGAAACGGACCAATTTGTGAGAATGAAGATGCTATTTTCACGATAGTTGGAACGCCAAATGCTACAGTTAGTTATGCAATAACAGGAGTTGCAACAACTCAGACGATTGTTTTAGATGCTTCTGGAAATGGCATAATAACAGTTGCAGGAGCAATGGCTACGCAGACGATTAATTTGATAGATATTTTTATAGGAAGCTGTTTAAGAAACTTAAGTAATTCAGCAACAGTAGTGGTTAATCCATTACCTAATGTTACAAGTATAACCAACAATGGTCCAATTTGTTCTGCTACAAATGCTGTGTTTACTATTACAGGAACACCAGGGTCGCAAGTTAGTTATACAGGAGTTTCAGGTTTACCTGCTAGTCCAGTTACGTTGAGTGCTTCAGGATCAGCAACGGTAATGGTGGCTAATGCTACTACAAACCAAACAATAAACTTAACGTTGGTAACTAATCCAACGACAAGTTGTAATAGTGCATTAACAATGACATCAACAGTTGTTATTTCAGCAGCAACGACATTAACATTGATTTCTGATGTAGCGACAGAGAACCAAACAATTTGTGAGAACTTTTCATTAAGTTCGATCAACTATCAAGTTTTAGGAACAGCAACGAATGTAGTTGTTACAGGTTTACCAACAGGAGTAACAAGTTCTTATAATGCAGTAACAGGAGTTGCAAGCATAAGCGGAACGCCAAGTGCTCCAGGAGTTTATCCTTATACAATAACAACAACAGGAGGTTGTGCACCACAAGCGACAGATAATGGAGTGATAACAGTTACTATTGCCCCAACAGTTACTATTGTGAATAACACGCCAACGATTTGCGATGGAGAGGCTATGGATGTAACAATAACATCAGATGTTCCAGGAGCAACAATTTATTGGACAGCTTCAGCACAAGGAATAAATGAAATTATTTCAGGAAATGGAGTAGGGCCAATTGTCTTAAATCAAAACCTTACATTACAAACAGGGCAGTTTTTACCAGTAGATTTAGTAGTTACAACTTATGGTGTTGCTGATTGTATTGGACAAACTCAAACTTTTACGGTTCGAATTAATCCAATTCCATCGGTTGATTATACTGTTATTGATGATTCGATATGTTCAGGAGAAACGACACAAATTAGTTTGTTTTCAGATGATTATCCAGGAGCAAGTTTTAGTTGGACTTCAGAAGTTGTTTCAGGAGGAACAGTTTCTGGAATGAGTAATGGTTCAGGATCAATGATTACAGATACTTTAACGACTGCAAATTTAACGGCTTCAACGGTTGTGTATCATGTAACTCCAACAATGGGTATTTGTGCAGGAACGGTTGTTGATATTACAATTACAGTAAATCCAGTACCGGTTGATGATTTAACATTCTCGGGTTCTATAAACGCAATTTGTAGTGGAGAGATGCCTAATGTTACGGTAGCATCAGGAAACAACAATGTAGTTTACGAGTGGAGTGTTCAGTTGAATGGAGTAGCGGTAACAGGAGGAGTTACAAGTGGTGTTTCTACAAGTAATATTCACTTGATAGATCATGTTTTAACCACTACAGGATTGGTAGCAGGAACGGCAGTTTATACCTTTACACCAAGATTAGGAGATTGTTTAGGAGTGCCAAGACAGTATACTCAAATTGTAAACCCATTACCGCAACCTGTATTGTTAGATGGTTCAATTTGTGTTGAATTATCAACAGGTTTAGTATTCCAAAGTCATCATTTAGATTCAGGAATACCAAATACTGCAAATTATGATTTCAATTGGTATTTCAATGGAGCACCAATTCCAACAGCAACACAAAGTACCTATGATGCTACAGAAGCTGGATCTTATTATGTAGAGGTTCAAAACATAACTACAGGGTGTTCGAATACATCAAATACAATAACAGTAAACGAGATCAATAACGCTACAGATTTCACCTATACAGTAACAAATGCATTTACAGATAATGCAACAATAACAATAACAGTAATAGACGGAAATGGAAGTCTTTTATATCAATTAGATGATCGAGATCTTCAAGATTCGAATGTATTTACAGGAGTAAGTGCAGGAGAACATATTGTTACAGTAGTAGATGAAAAAGGTTGTACTTATCTAGAAAAGAGTATTTTAGTAGTTGATTATCCTAAGTTCTTTACACCAAATGGAGATGGGTATAATGAAACTTGGAATATTTTTTCATTAAGAGGTCAATCTAACACAAAAATTTATATCTTTGACCGATACGGTAAATTGATCAAACAAATCAGCCCGGAAAGCCAAGGTTGGGATGGTACCTTTAACGGTAAACAATTACCTTCAGCAGATTACTGGTTCACAGTAGAGTATGAAGAAAACCAACAAAAGAAAGTATTTAAAGCACATTTTTCATTAAAACGATAA
- the folE gene encoding GTP cyclohydrolase I FolE, whose translation MINKDDFQEEIGDNHIATSAETPLRKDAFNLSDDEKIESIKKDVESILTTLGMDLTDDSLKGTPNRVAKMFVKEIFGGLNPDKKPSSSTFDNKYKYNEMLVEKNIVVYSTCEHHLLPIVGRAHVAYISNGTVVGLSKMNRIVDYFAKRPQVQERLNIQIVQELQQVLGTEDVACVIDAKHLCVNSRGIKDIESSTVTAEFGGKFKEDKTRREFLDYIKLDTKF comes from the coding sequence ATGATTAATAAAGACGATTTTCAAGAAGAAATAGGTGATAATCATATTGCAACTAGTGCAGAAACTCCTTTAAGAAAAGATGCTTTTAATTTATCCGATGATGAAAAAATTGAAAGTATAAAAAAAGATGTTGAAAGTATTTTAACCACTCTTGGGATGGATCTTACTGATGATAGTTTGAAAGGAACCCCAAATAGAGTTGCTAAAATGTTTGTAAAAGAAATTTTTGGTGGTTTAAATCCTGATAAAAAACCAAGTTCTTCAACCTTTGACAATAAATATAAATATAATGAGATGCTTGTTGAAAAAAACATCGTTGTTTATTCAACTTGTGAGCACCATTTATTACCTATTGTAGGAAGAGCTCACGTTGCATATATATCTAACGGAACTGTTGTTGGACTTTCAAAAATGAACAGAATTGTTGATTATTTTGCAAAAAGACCACAAGTACAAGAACGTTTAAATATTCAAATTGTTCAAGAATTGCAACAAGTTCTTGGAACAGAAGATGTAGCTTGTGTTATTGACGCAAAACATTTATGTGTTAATTCAAGAGGAATTAAAGACATTGAAAGTAGTACTGTAACTGCTGAATTTGGTGGTAAATTTAAAGAGGATAAAACTAGGAGAGAGTTTTTAGATTATATCAAACTTGATACTAAATTTTAA